A single genomic interval of Coregonus clupeaformis isolate EN_2021a chromosome 36, ASM2061545v1, whole genome shotgun sequence harbors:
- the LOC121552406 gene encoding creatine kinase B-type, with translation MPFGNTHNKLKMNYSAEQEYPDLSQHNNHMAKVLTPEMYANLRDKETPSGFTVDDVIQTGIDNPGHPFIMTVGCVAGDEETYEVFKELLDPVIEDRHGGYKPSDKHKTDLNPDNLVGGDDLDPNYVLSSRVRTGRSVRGFCLPPHCSRGERRAIENMAIESLASLDGDLNGQYYALKNMTDDEQQQLIDDHFLFDKPVSPLLLASGMGRDWPDGRGIWHNDGKTFLVWVNEEDHLRVISMQKGGNMKEVFHRFCTGLTKIESLFKDKGHEFMWNEHLGYVLTCPSNLGTGLRAGVHVKLPNVSKHEKFGEVLKRLRLQKRGTGGVDTAAVGGVFDISNADRLGFSEVELVQMVVDGVKTLVEMEKRLEGGQSFDDLMPDQK, from the exons ATGCCTTTCGGTAACACCCACAACAAGCTGAAGATGAACTACTCCGCAGAGCAGGAGTACCCCGACCTTAGCCAGCATAACAACCACATGGCTAAGGTGCTCACTCCAGAGATGTACGCCAACCTGCGGGACAAGGAAACTCCAAGTGGATTTACAGTGGATGATGTCATTCAAACTGGGATTGATAACCCGG GCCATCCCTTCATCATGACAGTGGGCTGTGTGGCTGGAGACGAGGAGACGTACGAGGTGTTCAAGGAGCTGCTGGACCCCGTCATCGAAGACCGCCACGGTGGATACAAGCCCTCAGACAAACACAAGACCGACCTGAACCCAGACAACCTTGtg GGTGGGGATGACCTGGACCCCAACTATGTCCTGAGCTCCAGGGTGAGAACTGGCAGGAGCGTCCGCGGCTTCTGCCTCCCCCCACACTGCAGCCGTGGGGAGCGACGTGCCATTGAGAACATGGCCATCGAAA gTCTAGCCTCACTGGATGGGGACCTCAATGGCCAGTATTACGCCCTGAAGAACATGACAGACGATGAGCAGCAACAGCTGATCGATGACCACTTCCTGTTCGACAAACCTGTGTCCCCCCTGCTGCTGGCGTCCGGGATGGGCCGCGACTGGCCTGACGGCAGGGGCATCTG GCACAACGACGGCAAGACCTTCCTGGTCTGGGTGAACGAGGAAGACCATCTACGAGTCATCTCTATGCAGAAGGGAGGCAACATGAAGGAGGTGTTCCACCGCTTCTGCACAGGCCTCACaaag ATCGAGAGCCTGTTCAAGGACAAGGGTCATGAGTTCATGTGGAACGAGCACCTGGGCTACGTGCTCACTTGCCCCTCCAACCTGGGCACAGGGCTGCGCGCCGGCGTGCACGTCAAGCTGCCCAACGTCAGCAAGCACGAGAAGTTCGGTGAGGTCCTCAAGAGGTTGAGGCTGCAGAAGCGCGGCACAG GCGGCGTGGACACGGCAGCAGTAGGCGGCGTCTTCGACATCTCCAACGCCGACCGTCTGGGCTTCTCCGAGGTGGAGCTGGTGCAGATGGTTGTCGACGGCGTCAAGACCCTCGTCGAGATGGAGAAGCGCCTGGAGGGAGGCCAATCCTTCGACGACCTGATGCCCGACCAGAAGTGA